The sequence below is a genomic window from Streptomyces sp. B21-105.
GCCCGCGCGTACACATTGGGACATGCTGATGGAGCGGCGGACCCGCGAGGAACTCGAAGAGGTCCTCGAGGAGCGGCTGGCCGTTCTGCGGTCCGGGGCGATGAACCTTGCGGTGCATCCCCGGGACAGCCGCAAGTCGGCATAGCCCCGCACGGCTGAGGCCGGCTGCACCACACGCACGCAATGACCGCGGGCGCCGTACGTGAATATGCGTACGGCGCCCGCGGTCTTCGTGCTGCCGTTTCTGCGCCGCCGTCCGCATGCCGCCGTCCGCATGCTGCCGGGACGGCCGAGCGCGAGAGGGGGAGCCGGGAAAGGGCGCGCCCTACGGCCCGCGCCAGGTGGCGGAGCCGGAGAAACGCGCCCGGCGGCAATGCCGGAGAGGCTGCGCACGATGTGGGCCTGCCCCGAACGGCCTCGGCCCGTCCCGGGGGCCCGTGGGATCCGCGGGACGGGCCGGAAGTCGCCGTCTGCCGCGGATCTACCGGTCGTCCCGGACGACCTCGCCCTGGACCACCTTGCCGTCGGGGCGGTGGATGCGCGCCTGCTGGAAGGCGTCCCCCAGGGTGCCCGGGGCGGCCGCCGCGACCCGCAGCCGGCGCTCGGCGTAGGCGCCGACCGCCTTCTGGACCGGCGGGAGGAGCAGGAGCAGGCCGACCGCGTCGGAGATCAGTCCCGGGATCATCAGGAGCAGCCCACCGAGCATCATCAGGCCGTTGCCCCCACGGCTCGGGGCGGCGCCCCGCTGAAGAGCCTCGTTGAGGTTGCGGAAGGCGCGGCGGCCCGCTCGCTTGATGACCACCGCACCGAGCACGAATCCGGCGACGAGGAGCAGGAGCACCACGAGGCCGGAGGACGCGCCGGCGACCATCGTCAACAGCCAGATCTCCAGCACCAGCCAGGCGGCGAGGCCCAGCGGCACGAACGTGCGCAGTCGCGAGCGGCGGGGCTGGGTCTGGGGCTGAGGAGGGCCGGGTCGGTCGGGGGTCGGGTATACGGGGGTCGGAGCTCCAGTCGGCATGCTTCCAGTGTGCCCGGACCCGGCTCAGAGCGGCGTAAGGGGACGATCAGCCGTCGCTGTGCGACTTGGCGGGCGTCCGCGGCCGCTCGGGCCGGCCGGCGGTCCGCCCGGTGATCCTGCCGACCCGCTCCCCCACGCCCCACGCCGTTACCCGCCACAGGGCCTCGACGAGGATGTCGCGGCTCATCTTGGAGTCGCCGTGCTCGCGCTCGACGAAGGTGATGGGGACCTCGACCACGTGGAAGCCGCCCTTGACCGCACGGCGGGCCAGGTCGACCTGGAAGCAGTAGCCCTGGGAGGCGACCTCGTCCAGGCCCAGCCCCTCGAGGGTCTCGCGGCGGAAGGCCCGGTAGCCGCCGGTGATGTCCCGCAGGGGCAGGTCGAGGGCGAGGCGGGAGTAGAGGCTGCCGCCGCGCGAGATGACCTCGCGGGACCTGGGCCAGTTCACCACCCGGCCGCCCGGCACCCAGCGAGAGCCGAGAACGAGGTCCGCGCCCTTGAGTGCGGTGAGCAGCCGCGGCAGTTCCTCGGGCTGGTGGGAGCCGTCGGCGTCCATCTCGATCAGCACGCCGTAGTCGTGGTCCAGGCCCCAGCGGAAGCCCGCGAGGTAGGCGGCGCCGAGGCCTTCCTTGCCCTTGCGGTGCAGCACCCGGACCTGGTCGTCCGCGGCGGCCAGCTCGTCGGCGAGCCGTCCGGTGCCGTCGGGGCTGTTGTCGTCGGCGACGAGGACGTGGGCCTCGGGAACAGCCTCCCGCACCCGGCCGACGATGCTCTTGATGTTCTCCGCCTCGTTGTAGGTCGGGATGATCACCAAGGCCGTGCCGAGCGGACCGAACGTCCTCCCCCGGTCCTGTGCCGCGAGGGTCCCGTCGCCGTCGTTCACTGCTGCCCCTTCTTGTCCGTACGCCGGAGACCACCTTAGTGGCCCCAGCCTGCGATGACGTGACAGGACGTTCGAACTGCGGTGTCGAATCCGCGGAAGCGGGGTAGCCATGTGCTTTTGGGCCCGTATGTACGCGTCGGCCCTGCCACGGGCGCGTGCCCTGGCCCGCACACGTGCGGGGCTGCTGCGGATGGGGGCCCGGCGCCCTTCGGGCCGGCCCGGGATCCGCTGGCTGCGGAGCGACCGAAAGCCGTTGTCTACTGAGCACCCGGGCCCCACCCGGGTCACACCTCCCCGACCGGCCGGAACGTTCCCTCGCTGCGGCACGGGCGCTGAGCCTGGCTGCCAGTGGAGGTGCGCCGGTGCGGCACACCGTCCCTGACCCAGCGGCGCCGCGGCGAGTGCGCGGATGTTCCCCGGCGGGGCGTCCGGTGGTGGACTCCGCCGAACCTACCGGCCTTCCGCCGTCAGCTGTCAACAGCGGTTCGACCTGCGGGTCTTCTGTCAACGCGCAGGTCAGCCG
It includes:
- the fxsA gene encoding FxsA family membrane protein codes for the protein MPTGAPTPVYPTPDRPGPPQPQTQPRRSRLRTFVPLGLAAWLVLEIWLLTMVAGASSGLVVLLLLVAGFVLGAVVIKRAGRRAFRNLNEALQRGAAPSRGGNGLMMLGGLLLMIPGLISDAVGLLLLLPPVQKAVGAYAERRLRVAAAAPGTLGDAFQQARIHRPDGKVVQGEVVRDDR
- a CDS encoding polyprenol monophosphomannose synthase — its product is MNDGDGTLAAQDRGRTFGPLGTALVIIPTYNEAENIKSIVGRVREAVPEAHVLVADDNSPDGTGRLADELAAADDQVRVLHRKGKEGLGAAYLAGFRWGLDHDYGVLIEMDADGSHQPEELPRLLTALKGADLVLGSRWVPGGRVVNWPRSREVISRGGSLYSRLALDLPLRDITGGYRAFRRETLEGLGLDEVASQGYCFQVDLARRAVKGGFHVVEVPITFVEREHGDSKMSRDILVEALWRVTAWGVGERVGRITGRTAGRPERPRTPAKSHSDG